One window of the Gammaproteobacteria bacterium genome contains the following:
- a CDS encoding insulinase family protein, with translation MNAPAFIHGLLITAGTLLAPSLLAAQAPAPDSPLPADPAVTVGELANGLRYYVRENATPENRAEFRLVVNAGSILEDEDQLGLAHFTEHMAFNGTESFEKQELVDYLESIGMQFGPHINAYTSFDETVYMLRVPMDDPEVLETAFQILQDWARGVVFDPEEVDRERGVVIEEWRLGRGAQARMFDAQLPILFEGSLYADRLPIGKTEVLETAPASVLERFYRDWYRPDLMAVVAVGDFDAEAIEGMIRGGFEGLAPPANPRPRETPEVPFDHPPRVAIATDVEALQSQVSVLYKRPVAARGTVAAFRRGITENLYEGMMAARLEELTQQADPPFLIAFPAGGSFVRVLDMYQLLALVPDGGLERGLDALLTEAERVRRHGFTATEFERRKAEVTRAFERRFAERENQESASLAGRYVQAFLTGAAFTSPEDELELVNALLPAITLEEVNGLAEEWLQERGRVVMANAPEKPDLEVPAEEAIQGVFASVVSREIEPYEDTAVDAPLVAAIPDGSPVVDEEVVEQVGVTVWTLENGVRVVLKPTDFRDDEILFAATSPGGSSLVPDEEFAGIRMASAVVVEGGVGEFDKLALDKKLAGLDVRVSASVGALTEGIGGSASPRDVETAFQLIYQRFMAPRKDETAFAAYKTLLSGIFANRGASPAAALGDTVSLILTQGHPRALPPDDEMIERLDLDASFAFYQDRFADASDFVFFFVGAFDPDEMRPLVETWLGGLPSLGRVETWRDVGIDPPEGVIEREVRKGLEPQSQTRIVFAGDAEFSREEEMALAALADVLDIRLRELLREDLGGTYGVGVSSFLSTRPDEEYSVRISFGSAPERAEELAAVVFEEIDRIQLEGPDAETVEKVRETQRRNRETRLEQNRYWLGRLQRLHQLGVDYGYATSYEFIEGWTADHVQEAALRYLRDDRFVKVVLYPENPVP, from the coding sequence ATGAACGCCCCCGCATTCATCCACGGACTGCTCATCACGGCCGGCACGCTTCTCGCCCCGTCGCTCCTGGCGGCACAGGCGCCGGCACCCGACAGCCCGCTCCCGGCCGATCCCGCGGTCACGGTGGGCGAACTCGCGAACGGACTTCGCTACTACGTGCGCGAGAACGCCACGCCCGAGAACCGCGCCGAGTTTCGCCTGGTCGTGAACGCCGGCTCAATCCTGGAGGACGAAGACCAGCTCGGTCTGGCCCACTTCACCGAGCACATGGCCTTCAACGGCACCGAGAGCTTCGAGAAGCAGGAACTGGTCGACTACCTGGAATCGATCGGGATGCAGTTCGGCCCCCACATCAACGCCTATACCAGCTTCGACGAGACGGTCTACATGCTGCGCGTCCCCATGGACGATCCGGAAGTGCTGGAGACGGCATTCCAGATCCTCCAGGACTGGGCGCGCGGCGTGGTCTTCGACCCGGAGGAAGTGGACCGGGAGCGCGGGGTGGTGATCGAGGAGTGGCGGCTCGGGCGGGGGGCGCAGGCCCGCATGTTCGACGCCCAGCTCCCCATTCTCTTCGAGGGCTCCCTCTATGCCGACCGCCTGCCCATCGGGAAGACGGAGGTGCTGGAGACGGCTCCCGCGTCGGTGCTCGAGCGGTTCTACCGTGACTGGTACCGGCCCGACCTCATGGCGGTGGTGGCCGTGGGGGACTTCGACGCGGAGGCCATCGAGGGCATGATCCGCGGCGGGTTCGAGGGCCTTGCGCCGCCCGCGAATCCCCGCCCTCGCGAGACGCCGGAGGTGCCCTTCGACCACCCGCCGCGGGTGGCCATCGCGACCGACGTCGAGGCGCTGCAGTCGCAGGTGTCGGTGCTGTACAAGAGGCCGGTAGCCGCCAGGGGCACCGTGGCCGCGTTCCGCCGCGGCATCACCGAGAACCTGTACGAGGGCATGATGGCGGCGCGCCTCGAGGAGCTGACGCAGCAGGCCGACCCGCCCTTCCTCATCGCCTTCCCGGCCGGCGGCAGCTTCGTGCGCGTGCTGGACATGTACCAGCTCCTCGCACTGGTGCCGGACGGCGGGCTCGAGCGCGGACTGGACGCGCTGCTCACGGAGGCCGAGCGCGTCCGCCGCCACGGCTTCACCGCGACGGAGTTCGAACGGCGCAAGGCCGAGGTCACGCGCGCCTTCGAGCGCCGTTTCGCGGAGCGCGAGAACCAGGAGTCCGCCAGTCTGGCGGGCCGCTACGTCCAGGCGTTTCTGACCGGCGCCGCCTTCACCAGCCCCGAGGACGAGCTGGAGCTGGTGAACGCGCTCCTGCCCGCGATCACGCTGGAGGAGGTCAACGGCCTGGCCGAGGAGTGGCTGCAGGAGCGGGGACGCGTGGTCATGGCCAATGCGCCCGAGAAGCCGGACCTGGAGGTGCCTGCGGAAGAGGCCATCCAGGGCGTGTTCGCATCCGTCGTGAGCCGGGAAATCGAGCCGTACGAGGACACGGCGGTCGACGCGCCGCTGGTAGCCGCGATTCCCGATGGTTCCCCGGTGGTCGACGAGGAAGTGGTGGAGCAGGTGGGGGTGACCGTGTGGACCCTCGAGAACGGCGTGCGCGTGGTCCTCAAGCCCACCGACTTCCGGGACGACGAGATCCTCTTTGCGGCCACCAGCCCCGGGGGCAGCTCGCTGGTTCCCGACGAGGAGTTCGCGGGCATCCGCATGGCTTCGGCGGTGGTGGTGGAGGGCGGCGTCGGCGAATTCGACAAGCTTGCCCTGGACAAGAAGCTGGCGGGCCTGGACGTGCGCGTGTCGGCGAGCGTGGGCGCGTTGACCGAGGGCATCGGCGGCAGCGCTTCGCCGCGCGACGTCGAGACCGCCTTCCAGCTCATCTACCAGCGCTTCATGGCCCCGAGGAAGGACGAAACCGCGTTCGCAGCCTACAAGACGCTGCTGTCCGGCATCTTCGCCAACCGGGGGGCCAGTCCCGCCGCGGCGCTCGGCGACACCGTGTCGCTGATCCTGACGCAGGGGCATCCCAGGGCGCTCCCGCCGGACGACGAGATGATCGAGCGCCTGGATCTGGACGCCTCCTTCGCCTTCTATCAGGATCGATTCGCCGACGCCAGCGACTTCGTCTTCTTCTTCGTGGGCGCGTTCGACCCGGACGAGATGCGGCCGCTGGTGGAGACCTGGCTGGGCGGACTCCCGAGCCTGGGAAGAGTGGAGACGTGGCGGGACGTAGGGATAGATCCTCCCGAGGGCGTGATCGAGAGGGAGGTGCGCAAGGGACTCGAGCCCCAGAGCCAGACCCGGATCGTCTTCGCGGGTGACGCCGAGTTCTCGCGCGAGGAGGAGATGGCGCTCGCCGCGCTCGCGGATGTGCTGGACATCCGCCTTCGCGAGCTGCTGCGCGAGGATCTGGGCGGAACCTACGGAGTGGGCGTAAGCAGTTTCCTGTCGACCCGCCCGGACGAGGAATATTCGGTGCGCATCAGCTTCGGTTCGGCGCCGGAACGGGCAGAGGAGCTGGCGGCCGTGGTCTTCGAGGAGATCGACCGCATTCAGCTGGAAGGGCCCGATGCCGAGACCGTGGAGAAGGTGCGCGAGACCCAGCGCCGCAACAGGGAGACCCGACTGGAGCAGAACCGTTACTGGCTGGGCCGCCTCCAGCGCCTGCACCAGCTCGGCGTGGACTACGGCTACGCGACCTCCTACGAGTTCATCGAGGGATGGACCGCGGACCACGTGCAAGAGGCCGCGCTCCGGTACCTGCGTGACGACCGATTCGTGAAGGTCGTGCTGTACCCGGAGAACCCCGTGCCCTGA
- a CDS encoding bifunctional helix-turn-helix domain-containing protein/methylated-DNA--[protein]-cysteine S-methyltransferase: protein MTDYDRIESAIRYLDGHRARQPDLAEVAAHVGLSPSHLHRLFSRWAGVTPKRFLEFLTVRHARKLLDNAQSVLSAAYGSGLSGPGRLHDHFVAVEAATPGEYRSRGAGLRIGFGTGDSPFGPVFVAWTGRGVCRLSFAGARDVEAEKRGLRRTWGGALLEVDDSRAGSIAETIFSAPFDPDAGPLTVHVRGTNFQLAVWRALLRIPTGAVTTYGRLADEVCSARAARAAGNAVGSNPICFLIPCHRVIRATGESGNYGGGRSRKRCMLGWEASRRYVRLR, encoded by the coding sequence ATGACCGACTACGACCGCATCGAGTCCGCCATCCGCTACCTCGACGGCCATCGCGCGCGCCAGCCGGACCTGGCGGAGGTGGCGGCGCACGTCGGGCTCAGCCCGAGTCATCTGCATCGGCTGTTCTCCCGGTGGGCCGGGGTCACGCCGAAGCGCTTTCTGGAGTTCCTGACCGTGCGGCACGCCAGGAAGCTGCTCGACAACGCCCAATCGGTGCTCTCGGCGGCGTATGGGAGCGGCTTGTCCGGCCCGGGAAGGCTGCACGATCACTTCGTGGCGGTGGAGGCGGCGACGCCCGGCGAGTACCGGAGCCGGGGCGCCGGGCTGCGGATCGGCTTCGGGACGGGAGATTCCCCGTTCGGGCCCGTCTTCGTGGCGTGGACGGGCCGGGGCGTGTGCCGGCTCTCGTTCGCAGGCGCCCGGGATGTGGAGGCCGAAAAGCGGGGGCTCCGCCGTACCTGGGGCGGGGCCCTGCTGGAAGTCGATGACTCGCGGGCCGGCTCGATCGCGGAGACCATCTTTTCGGCGCCGTTCGATCCGGACGCCGGCCCGCTGACGGTGCATGTGCGCGGGACCAACTTCCAGCTCGCCGTGTGGCGCGCCCTCCTGCGCATTCCCACCGGCGCGGTCACGACCTACGGACGCCTCGCCGACGAGGTCTGCAGCGCGCGGGCCGCGCGCGCGGCGGGCAACGCGGTGGGCAGCAACCCGATCTGCTTCCTCATCCCCTGCCATCGCGTGATTCGCGCCACCGGGGAGTCCGGGAACTATGGCGGAGGCCGCTCGCGCAAGCGCTGCATGCTGGGGTGGGAGGCGAGCCGGCGTTATGTTCGTCTCCGATGA
- the xth gene encoding exodeoxyribonuclease III has translation MKIVTWNVNSINARRERVLTWLRLHRPDVLCLQELKVADAAFPLDAVEELGYHAAVYGQRTYNGVAILSRAPARDIEVGMGPADRDPQARLVAATVNGVRVLSAYVPNGARVGTDKYGYKLDWLRRLREHLEQTASPSEALVLAGDFNVAPRDRDVNQLEDWKDSVLCHYAARGALERIRDWGLHDVFERHNPEGSIYTWWAYQRLAFPRNNGLRIDHIYATENLASRSIGAFVDREARKKGPFSEKPSDHAPVVAEFDV, from the coding sequence ATGAAGATCGTGACCTGGAACGTCAATTCCATCAACGCCCGCCGCGAGCGCGTGCTGACCTGGCTGCGCCTGCATCGGCCCGACGTCCTGTGCCTCCAGGAGCTGAAGGTGGCGGACGCAGCGTTCCCGCTGGACGCGGTCGAGGAGCTGGGCTACCACGCCGCGGTGTACGGGCAGCGCACCTACAACGGCGTGGCGATCCTGAGCCGCGCCCCGGCGCGCGACATCGAGGTGGGCATGGGGCCCGCCGACCGCGACCCGCAGGCGCGGCTGGTGGCGGCCACGGTGAACGGCGTCCGGGTGCTCTCGGCGTACGTCCCCAACGGCGCGCGCGTGGGCACGGACAAGTACGGCTACAAGCTGGACTGGCTGCGACGGCTGCGGGAGCATCTGGAGCAGACCGCCTCCCCCTCCGAGGCGCTGGTGCTGGCCGGCGACTTCAACGTTGCGCCGCGGGACCGCGACGTGAACCAGCTGGAGGACTGGAAGGACAGCGTCCTGTGCCACTACGCGGCACGAGGCGCCCTCGAGCGCATCCGCGATTGGGGGCTGCACGATGTGTTCGAACGGCATAATCCCGAGGGGTCGATCTACACCTGGTGGGCGTACCAGAGGCTCGCCTTCCCGCGCAACAACGGCCTGCGCATCGACCACATCTACGCCACTGAAAACCTCGCCTCGCGCTCGATCGGCGCCTTTGTGGACCGGGAGGCCCGCAAGAAGGGGCCCTTCTCGGAGAAACCCTCGGACCACGCCCCCGTGGTTGCGGAATTCGACGTCTGA
- the feoB gene encoding ferrous iron transport protein B: MIARARRRRGCGTDHEPRLVKLGIHPGRWDYLVALAGNPNTGKSTVFNALTGLRQHTGNWPGKTVVRSEGAFLHDEHRVKVVDLPGTYSLQAGSTDEEVARDFILFGRPDVTVVVVDATRLERNLNLALQILEITSRVVVCLNLVDEARRHGIAVDEKKLARELGVPVVATVARRGEGIDELMRAVHDMATGDPAASPLRAATHTPEVEQAVSALAPTIETAFPGLPNARWVALRLLNADERVQEALRTGDIGGTGTKGAAREEVLELASQLRWELPTDFHDSLVTAFYRESERIARAAEVRGLRRMGLDLDRTLDRALTSRWTGFPVMLLILTVVFWLTIAGANVPSSLLATLLVDQVHPWLAGAGSALSMPWWLSGFLFDGVYLATAWVVSVMLPPMAIFFPLFTLLEDFGYLPRVAFNLDGLFRRVGAHGKQALTMSMGFGCNAAGVVAARIIDSPRERLLAIVTNNFSLCNGRWPTQILIATIFIGAVAPAHLAGLVSATAVVGVAVLGILFMFATSWLLSKTLLRGEASTFSLELPPYRPPRILQTLYTSLIDRTLIVLWRAVVFAMPAGAVIWLTSNIVVGDASLAEHFVTWSNPLGVLLGLNGVILLAYLVAIPANEIVIPTILMLTVMTAGIAGAGEGAGVMFELSSATDVGTLLAAGGWTLLTGVCLMLFSLLHNPCSTTLYTIYKETGSVKWTTVSALAPLGIGFVVCFLVAQAWRLVAGA; this comes from the coding sequence ATGATCGCCCGCGCGCGCCGCCGGAGGGGGTGTGGAACGGACCACGAGCCCCGCCTGGTGAAGCTGGGCATCCATCCCGGCCGGTGGGACTACCTGGTCGCCCTGGCCGGCAACCCCAATACCGGCAAGAGCACCGTGTTCAACGCGCTCACCGGGCTCCGCCAGCACACCGGCAACTGGCCGGGAAAGACGGTCGTGCGTTCGGAGGGCGCCTTCCTGCACGACGAACACCGGGTGAAGGTGGTCGACCTCCCGGGGACCTACTCCCTGCAGGCCGGCAGCACCGACGAAGAAGTGGCGCGGGACTTCATCCTGTTCGGCCGCCCCGACGTGACCGTGGTCGTGGTGGACGCGACCCGCCTCGAACGCAACCTCAACCTGGCCCTCCAGATCCTCGAGATCACTTCCCGGGTGGTGGTGTGCCTGAACCTGGTCGACGAGGCGCGCCGGCACGGCATCGCGGTGGACGAGAAGAAGCTGGCGCGCGAACTGGGCGTGCCCGTGGTCGCCACGGTGGCGCGGCGGGGGGAGGGCATCGACGAGCTGATGCGCGCGGTGCACGACATGGCGACCGGCGATCCGGCCGCGTCGCCCTTGCGGGCCGCCACCCATACACCCGAGGTGGAGCAGGCGGTCTCCGCTCTCGCGCCCACCATCGAGACGGCCTTCCCCGGACTCCCCAACGCCCGCTGGGTGGCGCTCCGCCTGCTCAACGCGGACGAGCGCGTGCAGGAGGCGCTGCGTACCGGCGACATCGGCGGCACGGGCACGAAAGGGGCCGCGCGCGAGGAGGTCCTGGAGCTGGCGTCCCAGTTGCGCTGGGAGCTCCCGACGGACTTCCACGACTCCCTGGTGACCGCCTTCTACCGGGAATCGGAACGCATTGCCCGGGCCGCGGAAGTCCGGGGGCTGCGCCGCATGGGCCTCGACCTGGACCGCACACTCGACCGCGCCCTCACCAGCCGCTGGACCGGATTCCCGGTCATGCTGCTCATCCTCACGGTGGTGTTCTGGCTCACCATCGCAGGGGCCAACGTCCCCTCCTCGCTGCTCGCCACCCTGCTCGTCGACCAGGTCCACCCCTGGCTGGCCGGAGCGGGCTCCGCGCTCTCCATGCCCTGGTGGCTGTCGGGGTTCCTCTTCGACGGAGTGTACCTTGCCACCGCATGGGTGGTGAGCGTCATGCTCCCGCCCATGGCGATCTTCTTTCCGCTCTTCACGCTGCTGGAGGACTTCGGCTACCTGCCGCGCGTGGCCTTCAACCTCGACGGGCTCTTCCGCCGGGTGGGCGCCCACGGCAAGCAGGCGCTCACCATGAGCATGGGTTTCGGCTGCAACGCAGCGGGCGTGGTGGCCGCGCGCATCATCGACAGCCCGCGCGAGCGCCTCCTCGCCATCGTCACCAACAACTTCTCGCTCTGCAACGGCCGCTGGCCCACGCAGATCCTGATCGCGACCATCTTCATCGGCGCCGTCGCGCCCGCGCACCTGGCCGGCCTGGTCTCGGCGACGGCCGTTGTCGGAGTCGCCGTGCTGGGCATCCTCTTCATGTTCGCAACCTCCTGGCTGCTCTCGAAGACCCTGCTGCGCGGCGAAGCCTCCACCTTCAGCCTGGAGCTTCCTCCCTACCGGCCCCCGCGCATCCTGCAGACGCTCTACACCTCGCTCATCGACCGGACCCTGATCGTGCTCTGGCGCGCGGTCGTATTCGCCATGCCCGCCGGGGCGGTGATCTGGCTCACGTCCAACATCGTCGTGGGCGACGCGAGCCTGGCCGAACACTTCGTCACCTGGTCGAATCCGCTGGGGGTGCTGCTGGGGCTCAACGGGGTGATCCTGCTGGCCTACCTGGTGGCGATTCCCGCCAACGAGATCGTCATCCCGACGATCCTGATGCTCACCGTGATGACCGCGGGCATCGCCGGCGCCGGAGAGGGCGCGGGGGTCATGTTCGAGCTGAGTTCGGCGACGGACGTGGGAACCCTGCTGGCGGCAGGCGGATGGACGCTGCTCACCGGCGTCTGTCTCATGCTCTTCAGCCTGCTGCACAATCCCTGCTCCACCACCCTGTACACCATCTACAAGGAGACCGGGAGCGTGAAGTGGACCACGGTCTCGGCCCTGGCCCCGCTGGGGATCGGCTTCGTGGTGTGCTTCCTGGTGGCCCAGGCCTGGAGGCTGGTGGCGGGCGCCTGA
- a CDS encoding FeoA domain-containing protein, whose protein sequence is MIDPGFALLVFAVAVVFAAVLLWPRRGLLARVMGAARMTERVRIEDALKHLFNCEYLALPSTLESLAGGLGMRRGRAGRLVARLCELGLAEARGTAVSLTGAGRSYALRVVRTHRLWERYLADRTGVAEADWHAQAEVREHRMSEAETDALAARLGHPRFDPHGDPIPTARGEVPPRTGVALTQLRAGAGARIVHLEDEPREIYLGLLVEGLSPGMEIRVVDVSPTGVRFLLWGREHLLDPVAAASVTVEPAEDMVVPSEPPRTLAGLALGETGVVDRIAPACQGPARRRLLDLGVVPGTPVRATLRGAGGDPTAYQIRGATIALRREQASRVELAPGAEEAARGHKAGSP, encoded by the coding sequence ATGATCGATCCCGGATTCGCGCTTCTCGTCTTCGCCGTGGCGGTGGTGTTTGCCGCTGTCCTGCTGTGGCCGCGCAGGGGGCTTCTGGCGCGGGTCATGGGCGCCGCCCGCATGACGGAGCGGGTGCGAATCGAAGACGCGCTCAAGCACCTCTTCAACTGCGAGTACCTGGCCCTTCCTTCCACGCTCGAGAGCCTCGCGGGAGGACTCGGGATGCGCCGCGGCCGCGCAGGGCGCCTGGTCGCCCGCCTGTGCGAACTGGGGCTCGCGGAAGCGCGCGGCACGGCCGTCTCGCTGACGGGGGCGGGCCGGTCCTACGCCCTCCGGGTGGTGCGAACCCACCGGCTGTGGGAGCGCTACCTGGCAGACCGCACGGGCGTGGCGGAGGCCGACTGGCACGCGCAGGCGGAGGTGCGGGAGCACCGCATGTCGGAGGCGGAAACGGATGCCCTGGCGGCGCGCCTGGGTCATCCCCGCTTCGACCCTCACGGCGATCCCATTCCGACCGCCCGGGGCGAAGTGCCGCCGCGCACAGGGGTCGCCCTGACACAGCTGCGCGCGGGAGCGGGCGCCCGCATCGTCCATCTGGAGGACGAGCCGCGCGAGATCTACCTGGGATTGCTGGTGGAGGGGCTCTCCCCGGGCATGGAGATCCGGGTCGTGGATGTCTCGCCGACGGGGGTCAGGTTTCTCCTTTGGGGCAGGGAGCACCTTCTCGATCCGGTAGCTGCGGCGAGCGTAACCGTGGAGCCGGCGGAGGACATGGTGGTGCCGTCCGAACCGCCCAGGACGCTCGCCGGGCTGGCGCTGGGCGAGACCGGCGTCGTGGACCGCATTGCGCCCGCCTGCCAGGGTCCTGCGCGGCGCCGTCTGCTGGACCTGGGCGTCGTTCCCGGCACGCCCGTGCGCGCGACCTTGCGCGGGGCGGGCGGCGACCCCACCGCCTACCAGATCCGGGGCGCGACCATCGCGCTCAGGAGGGAGCAGGCGTCCCGAGTGGAGCTCGCGCCCGGGGCTGAAGAGGCGGCCCGGGGCCACAAGGCGGGATCCCCATGA
- a CDS encoding AAA family ATPase, which produces MLERIHFPDVDGRADEFPFNIPALQGLEALDVATSVTLLVGENGSGKSTVLEALAAATGLPTVGSRSVDRDPTLAPQRRLAKMLRLAWSKRTHRGFFLRAEDFFGFARHMARLRIEFQRELAEVDERFREHSPLARTLARGPAAGSIAAIERKYGADLDANSHGEGFLKLFRERFVPGGLYLLDEPEAALSPQSQLGFMAMMRDMIDQDSQFLIATHSPILMAVPGARIYDFDGRPVREVTFEEIEAVNLTRDFLNAPERFLRHLWS; this is translated from the coding sequence GTGTTAGAGCGCATTCATTTCCCGGACGTCGATGGGCGGGCGGATGAATTCCCGTTCAATATCCCGGCCCTGCAGGGCCTCGAGGCCCTGGACGTCGCGACTTCCGTAACGCTCCTGGTGGGAGAGAACGGCTCGGGCAAGTCGACCGTGCTCGAGGCTCTCGCGGCGGCGACCGGGCTGCCCACCGTCGGGAGCAGGAGTGTGGACCGGGACCCCACGCTGGCGCCGCAGCGCCGCCTGGCGAAGATGCTCAGGCTCGCGTGGAGCAAGCGCACGCACCGCGGCTTCTTTTTGCGCGCCGAAGACTTCTTCGGTTTCGCGCGCCACATGGCCCGGCTGAGGATCGAGTTTCAGCGGGAGCTCGCCGAGGTCGACGAGCGATTCCGCGAGCACTCCCCGCTGGCGCGGACACTCGCGCGCGGTCCCGCCGCGGGCTCCATTGCGGCCATCGAGCGCAAGTATGGGGCGGACCTGGACGCCAACTCCCATGGCGAAGGCTTTCTGAAGCTCTTTCGCGAGCGCTTCGTCCCCGGAGGGCTCTATCTGCTGGACGAACCCGAGGCCGCGCTCTCTCCCCAGAGCCAGCTCGGCTTCATGGCCATGATGCGCGACATGATCGACCAGGATTCGCAGTTTCTGATCGCCACCCATTCGCCCATCCTGATGGCCGTTCCCGGGGCCAGGATCTACGACTTCGACGGGCGGCCCGTTCGCGAAGTGACGTTCGAGGAGATCGAGGCCGTGAACCTGACCCGCGATTTCCTCAATGCTCCAGAACGCTTCCTGCGCCATCTCTGGAGCTGA
- a CDS encoding formamidopyrimidine-DNA glycosylase, translating to MPELPEVCLYVNALDARITGQPIERVRLRSPSLLKTFDPPVSELVGKHVRSIGRIGKRIALHLDDDLHAVIHLMIAGRFQWRDAGAPLPGKRAAGALDFPNGTLILTEASTKKRMSMWVVRGDEALLRLDPGGVEPLEVDFPGFQAALVRENRTLKRALTDPRILSGIGNAHSDEILLAAGLSPVRLTRRLSTGELRRLYEATRTSLRAWTERLQAEAGGSFPKKVTAFHPAMAAHGKFGKPCPRCGTPIQRIVYASRETNYCPECQTGGRLLADRALSRLLRRDWPRTLEELEAIRTPDTA from the coding sequence ATGCCCGAACTTCCGGAAGTCTGCCTGTACGTGAACGCGCTCGACGCCCGCATCACCGGGCAGCCGATCGAGCGCGTCCGACTGCGCTCGCCGTCGCTGCTCAAGACCTTCGATCCCCCGGTCTCGGAGCTCGTGGGCAAACACGTGCGCTCCATCGGGCGCATCGGCAAGCGCATCGCGCTGCACCTGGACGACGACCTGCACGCCGTCATCCACCTCATGATCGCGGGGCGCTTCCAGTGGCGGGATGCCGGCGCGCCCCTGCCCGGGAAGCGCGCGGCGGGGGCCCTGGACTTCCCCAACGGCACCCTGATTCTGACCGAGGCCAGCACGAAGAAGAGGATGTCGATGTGGGTGGTGCGCGGGGACGAGGCCCTGCTGCGGCTCGACCCCGGGGGCGTCGAACCCCTGGAGGTCGACTTCCCCGGGTTTCAGGCGGCGCTCGTGCGCGAGAACCGGACCCTCAAGCGGGCGCTCACCGATCCCAGGATCCTGAGCGGCATCGGCAACGCGCACTCCGACGAGATTCTGCTCGCGGCGGGCCTCTCGCCGGTGCGCCTTACGCGCCGGCTGTCGACCGGGGAACTCCGCCGCCTGTACGAGGCCACCCGGACCTCTCTGCGCGCATGGACCGAGCGTCTGCAGGCCGAGGCGGGCGGGAGCTTCCCGAAAAAGGTCACCGCGTTCCATCCTGCGATGGCCGCCCACGGGAAGTTCGGCAAGCCCTGTCCCCGGTGCGGCACCCCGATTCAGCGCATCGTCTACGCCAGCCGCGAGACGAACTATTGCCCGGAATGTCAGACGGGGGGCAGGCTCTTGGCCGACCGGGCGCTGTCCAGGCTCCTGCGTCGGGACTGGCCGCGCACGCTGGAGGAGCTCGAGGCGATACGGACGCCGGACACCGCATGA
- a CDS encoding MBL fold metallo-hydrolase yields the protein MNRYLRIPAPLRALLAAPLLASLPAAAILPGSTAVRAQEPATRLVILGTGTPIADPDRFGPSVAVVVGEESYLVDAGAGVVRRAAAAARNGIAALAPSNLKRVFITHLHSDHTVGLPDLMFTPWQNGRNMPVEVYGPPGTLRMTTNIEEAWVEDVHMRLFGLEGRTAHNYRALTREIEAGTVYDDGTVRVDAIPVQHTSWPVSFGYRFVTPDRTIVISGDARPSPSLVEACNGCDVLVHEVYSRDFYDRHRNQIYHAAAHTSTAEVAALAMEARPGLLVLYHQLYRSATDDDLIREVREAGYTGRVASAADLDVY from the coding sequence ATGAACCGTTATCTGCGCATACCCGCGCCCCTCCGGGCCCTCCTGGCCGCGCCGTTGCTGGCGTCTCTGCCCGCGGCCGCCATCCTCCCGGGTTCAACCGCCGTTCGCGCCCAGGAACCCGCGACCCGGCTTGTGATTCTCGGAACCGGAACGCCCATCGCCGACCCGGATCGGTTCGGGCCTTCGGTTGCGGTGGTGGTCGGGGAGGAGTCCTACCTGGTGGACGCGGGGGCGGGGGTCGTGCGGCGGGCGGCCGCGGCGGCCCGGAACGGCATCGCCGCCCTGGCGCCATCGAACCTCAAGCGGGTCTTCATCACGCACCTGCACAGCGATCACACGGTCGGGCTCCCGGACCTGATGTTCACCCCCTGGCAGAACGGCCGAAACATGCCCGTCGAAGTCTACGGACCACCCGGTACGCTGCGCATGACCACGAACATCGAGGAGGCATGGGTCGAGGACGTCCACATGCGCCTCTTCGGCCTCGAGGGCCGCACTGCCCACAACTACCGCGCCCTGACGCGGGAGATCGAGGCGGGAACGGTCTACGACGACGGGACCGTGCGCGTGGACGCCATTCCCGTCCAGCACACCAGTTGGCCCGTCTCCTTCGGATACCGCTTCGTCACCCCGGACCGCACCATCGTCATCTCGGGGGACGCCCGTCCGAGCCCGTCTCTCGTCGAGGCCTGCAACGGCTGCGACGTACTCGTCCACGAGGTGTACTCGCGGGACTTCTACGACCGGCACCGGAACCAGATCTACCACGCGGCGGCGCACACCTCGACCGCCGAGGTGGCCGCGCTGGCGATGGAGGCCCGTCCCGGGCTGCTGGTGCTCTACCACCAGCTCTACCGCTCCGCCACCGACGACGACCTCATCCGCGAGGTGCGCGAGGCGGGGTACACCGGGCGCGTGGCGTCGGCGGCGGATCTGGACGTGTACTGA